Below is a window of Candidatus Dadabacteria bacterium DNA.
GGTAGAGAACAACGCCCGAAAGCCCGGACGGAATCCACTGGCCGAGGCACTTGGGAAAGTCGGGACCGCACGCGAGACCCGCATGGGAATGGCGCACAAAAGCCCCCAAGACCGACTGCGCGAACACCAGCGCGGCAAGGGCGAACCAGACCCCGGCGACCCCTGATGTTTTCAGCCCCGCGCCGCTCTCAAAACGTCCCATATACAAAGTGAGGCAGAAGATAAGGACGCCGTTTGCAAAATGAACAGTCGTGAGGTCGGTCGGTATCTTCAGCAGAACCACCGCCCCGCCGAGCAGGATTTGAGCGGCGAGCAGAAAAATCGTCAGATAGGGAACCGCCTTTGCCGCGCCGGTGTATGTCCGCATCCGCCGGACGGAAAGCCACACAATAAGGACGGAAACAACCGCGCCGATAACGCGGTGCAGAAACTCCGCGTATATGTCCCACCGGAGCGGCGGTATGACCTCGCCGTGGCACAGCGGCCAGTCCGGGCAGGCAAGCCCCACTTTCAGGCCCGCAACCACATTGCCCCACACCAGAAGAATCACAAGGGAGATAACGGCGGACTTTGCCAGCATGGGTCAGTCCACCGCGGGAATGCGCGAGAAAGTCTCCATCAGGGTAAACCCTATGAGGAGCAGCAGAAGAAGCAGCGGATATATGGCGTATATCCAGGTCAGTTTGTCTTCAAACTTCAGATGCATAAAGTAAAGCGCCACAATCCCCGCCTTTACGGACGCGATTACCATCGCCACGGTGATGTTCAAAAAGCCGCCGAGGTCTTTGCCCGCGCTCCATACTGTCAGCACGGTAAGCGCCATAAGCGCGCCCCACACGGCGATATACTGCCGCGCCCCGTGCGAATGGTCATCGTGTTTTGCGTTTTCCTGTGTTGCCACTTTAAGTTTCCTCCGTCACCCTATCAGATACAAAAGCGGGAAAAGGTATATCCAGATCAGGTCAACCAGATGCCAGTAAAGACCCGTGAGTTCAATCGGCGTGTTGTATTCCGCCGTGAAAACACCCCGCCGCGCTATGAAGAACATCGCTCCGAGAAGCAGTATTCCCACAAACACATGGATCATGTGCAGTCCCGTCATCAGAAAGTAAAGGGCGAAAAATATGTTGGTGTCGGGGTAAATGTGGTGGCTGAACTTCGCGCCGTATTCAAAGTATTTGTTTATGCCGAACACAAACGCGCACAGAATTGTTACCGCAAGAAAGATGAGCAGTTTTCTCGTGTCCCCGCGCTTTGACGCGGCGACCGCAAGCGCCATTGTCAGACTGCTGAAAATCAGAACCACCGTGTTTATCGCGCCGAGCGGGACGTTTAATTCCAGACTGCTCTCGTGAAACAGGACGGGAAACTTTGCCCTGAAAAGCGCGTAGGCGGCAAAAAGCCCGCCGAACAGAAGGACTTCCGTTCCCAGAAACAGCCACATTCCCAGTTTTGACGACTGGTATTCCGTTGCCGGGTCAAGGTCATGCGCGTGGGTTGTGGACATTTACTTCTTCTCCCCCTTATCCCCGTATCCGTAGGTCCAGTCCGTAAAGACCGGGATTTCATCAAAGTTCCCGTGCGGCGGCGGAGACA
It encodes the following:
- a CDS encoding COX15/CtaA family protein produces the protein MLAKSAVISLVILLVWGNVVAGLKVGLACPDWPLCHGEVIPPLRWDIYAEFLHRVIGAVVSVLIVWLSVRRMRTYTGAAKAVPYLTIFLLAAQILLGGAVVLLKIPTDLTTVHFANGVLIFCLTLYMGRFESGAGLKTSGVAGVWFALAALVFAQSVLGAFVRHSHAGLACGPDFPKCLGQWIPSGLSGVVLYHFSHRILGYAVALMAVGMAVFPGTRGRSANIILISVAVQILIGVGMIHSGLQFAATALHLLVALHILSFGLLRWFESGSGGARPQ
- a CDS encoding cytochrome C oxidase subunit IV family protein produces the protein MATQENAKHDDHSHGARQYIAVWGALMALTVLTVWSAGKDLGGFLNITVAMVIASVKAGIVALYFMHLKFEDKLTWIYAIYPLLLLLLLIGFTLMETFSRIPAVD
- a CDS encoding cytochrome c oxidase subunit 3 family protein, translating into MSTTHAHDLDPATEYQSSKLGMWLFLGTEVLLFGGLFAAYALFRAKFPVLFHESSLELNVPLGAINTVVLIFSSLTMALAVAASKRGDTRKLLIFLAVTILCAFVFGINKYFEYGAKFSHHIYPDTNIFFALYFLMTGLHMIHVFVGILLLGAMFFIARRGVFTAEYNTPIELTGLYWHLVDLIWIYLFPLLYLIG